The sequence AACGGATGCGTATAATCAAGTTGGGCAATAACCTGGTTCCCATTGGTTCGCCCCGTGATTTTATCGGTTTCTGGAAAACCTGCCTGCGCCGAGCCATCTGCGTTTAAAGCTGTCGTATTCCAGTCCGCAGCATTCGACAAGTGATTGCGACTATATGAGGTAACCAGGCTCAATTCCTGGCCTTTGCGGGCAAATTGATGCTTCCAGTCAAACTCTACACCAAGGCTGGTGAACGAATTATGTGGTATCGTAGTCCGATTTCCCGAGCTGGTAACCGTCTGATACAGATCCCGATAATCATAGGGTTGGGTGCTAACTGTATTGAAGGCCCCTCCTACCAGGGTTGCCGCCAGAGATAGGGCATTCCGGCTGTTCAGTGCATAATCGGCGGCAATCCGCCCGCTTTGGAATGTATTGTCGAGGCTGATGTTGGTGTTCTGATTAAAATAATTGGCCGGGCCACCATCAGTGCGACGATTCGTTCGGTAGACATAACCCGTTACCGGATTTTTGGTTGCGTTGATCGAATAAAAGCTCGTCAGATTCCATTTACCCCGGCGCCAGTCCAGATTCAGCGTGCCATCGAAACGCGAATTATTGCCGATACCGGCGCTGATTAAGCCATTGTATCCGGGCAGCCGATTTTTCTTCAGCACCAGATTCACGATACCGCCCGTGGTCGACGCATCGTAACGAGCTGACGGATTGGAAATGACTTCAACTGATTCAATCTGATTGGCTGGAATCTGCGACAAAGTCAACTGCGTCGGTTTACCATTGACATAAATCGTGGTGGCCATGTTGCGAAGACTAGGATTCCCACTTTCGTCGAGGGTAATGGACGGTACGTTTTTGAGAATATTTTCAGCTGTACCGCCAATGGTCGTCAGGTTCTTGGCAACGTTAAAGGTTCGCTTCTCCATCGTCATATCGATGGCACTTTTCTCACCTGTCACCTTTACCTCTTTTAGTGTACTGGCGTCAGGTTTCAGGGCCAGGATACCGATGTCAGTTTGTGCCTGGTTAATACGAATCGATTGTTCGAAATTCTGATACCCCACAAACGAAATCCGCGCAATCAGTGACCCCATCGGAAGGTTGGGAACACTAAAAATCCCTTGCTCGTCGGTTTGGTTTCCCGTTAACAGGCTATCTTTTCCGTTCACCTGCTTAAAGATCGCTACGGACGCGAAAGGAAGTGCTTGATTGGTTGTGACATCCAGTACTTTTCCCGTCAGACGGTTATTCGTAGTAAATAGAGCCTGTTGAGCTAGCATTGGCGTAGCCCATACCAGTAGCAATAAGAGGAAACTAATGCGTAATGGTGATTTCATAATGCCAGCAAAAGTCCTGACCAAACTTGAAGTAATTCTGAAGTTTTTCCCGAATTGAAATCGTTCTGAAAACCATACAACTTATCCTTTTATTTATTACATTAAAAAAACTTTAAGGATTCATTGGCTGCCATTCACCGCCGTTTTAGGCGATTTAGTGTCCACTTCCTAACGACGGTTCGATGACTGGCCGACCGGTGCTGACCGAATGGCAACACACAAGACACGGAACGAATGTAGCATAACACCCGGATCATTAATCACAGGGTTCAAGTTTTATCCAGTATGTTTTTATCTGGGTGTGTCCTATTGGCGTTTTCATCTGAAATTCGCCTGACATCCCTACCAGAAAAGCGCCTGAATTGGTAATTTTCCAGTAGGGATGTGATCGTCTATAATGTAAACTTCAGGGCCAGATTTACAATCCGCCCTTCCAGCGGTGCCCAAATCGGCCGGAACGTAGGTTGCACGGTCGGATTAGCTCCCAGCACAACGGTTTCGTAATTGGCCTGTTTCACATTAAAGATGTTTTCGCCATTGAGCACCAGCCGCCAGTGCTCGTTGTAATGGTATTCGGCCGCTGCGGCAAAGAACCAATAATTCGCCACTTTCTGATTGTTGTAGAGATACTGACTTCCCACATAACTGCTCTCAATCCCAAACCGGAAGTGATCATTTTCCCAGGCAATCGTCGTGGAAAATTTGTCCTGGGGCGCCAGCGGCAGGTATGTATTATCAGTTGGTCCGTCTCGTCGGGCGAGTGTGTGGTTGTAGCCGAAATATAATTCGTAGGCTTTGTATTCAAGCCGGACGTAGGTGTCCGTCCCAAGACTGTACAGATTATAAGGCGCGTTGATCAGCTGGGTGTAGGCCCCCAGGTTGCTCGACAAACTGGCAAAAGCCGACACCACCGGCGAATTGACGTAGGTATAATAAAGCGCCTGATCAACCTGCACCGAAAAACCACTCTCGAAGCTTTTCGAATACGCAATGTCGATGTTGGTACCCACCGACCGCTCCGCCTTCACCGTAGCCACATCGATCGGCAGCAAGCGCGGGAAAATTAAACTCACATTCAAGGCCCCCGGCGTCTGGTTGACAAACAGATTGGGCGTTTTATAACCCGTTCCCACACTCAGCCGTACCGTCCAGGGGTCAGATGGTTTGAGTTTTACCGACAGGCGAGGGAGCAGAAAACTGCCGAATGTATTGTGATGATCTAACCGCAAACCCGCTTGAATCGCTACTTTTTCGCCCACCTGCCAGTCGTCCTGCACAAAGCCCCCAACGGTGTTGTAAGTATAGTCTACCAGCCTGGTGCTATCCGGATTCTTGCGGAATGCTTCGACCGTCAGGTTGGCGCCAAGAATAAGCTGGTGTTTACCAAAACGGGCCAGATTGTTGGCTTCCAGATACACCGACGACTGCCGACCGTCGGACAGTTTCTGATAATCCGTGTTTTGCCGGTGGAAGGTGCTGACAGCCCCTTT comes from Spirosoma aureum and encodes:
- a CDS encoding TonB-dependent receptor domain-containing protein, which produces MKSPLRISFLLLLLVWATPMLAQQALFTTNNRLTGKVLDVTTNQALPFASVAIFKQVNGKDSLLTGNQTDEQGIFSVPNLPMGSLIARISFVGYQNFEQSIRINQAQTDIGILALKPDASTLKEVKVTGEKSAIDMTMEKRTFNVAKNLTTIGGTAENILKNVPSITLDESGNPSLRNMATTIYVNGKPTQLTLSQIPANQIESVEVISNPSARYDASTTGGIVNLVLKKNRLPGYNGLISAGIGNNSRFDGTLNLDWRRGKWNLTSFYSINATKNPVTGYVYRTNRRTDGGPANYFNQNTNISLDNTFQSGRIAADYALNSRNALSLAATLVGGAFNTVSTQPYDYRDLYQTVTSSGNRTTIPHNSFTSLGVEFDWKHQFARKGQELSLVTSYSRNHLSNAADWNTTALNADGSAQAGFPETDKITGRTNGNQVIAQLDYTHPLGDSAKLEMGVRSYTYIRDQQYFFNKLANDTQLFQLIPSYSQDARIAEATNAIYVLYTRQFRRNISLQAGLRLEQSSLHGTSRLDTTTFGYNYPSKTGQNWFQSFFPSFALSKKLSETGEIGLSLSRKIARPNFRHLFIGIQANDRQNITIGNPAVRPEFVNTAEVNYNKTWGGLNWLATGYYIYEDHTIKPFTQPLATDSSVLVTTFINVKADIRYGFDNTLKFNIGPNLSAVANLNVFNVILQSVDVRNQLVSYNAKLNLTYRLPANMSAQLTGTNDGKSPSLQGYREAVRGVDFAVRKGFWQNRASLTFSINDMFNSRRFISIYDQPGAYQVSMNRREVRFYKLSIQLPLGSDTVKRNQRKMERPDVDFSN